The following DNA comes from Rhizobium lusitanum.
TCGGCACTTTGATCGATTTCGAAATGGGCGTCCTGAATGCCGTTCGGGCGCTTGGCGGGGAGAAAGCGGCCGCCGCTTCCGATGACCAGATCTTTGAGCCCTACAAGCGCGGCCGGGACAAATTTTACGGCCGCTCCTCCTTTGCCATGAAGGACGTCTATCTTTCCCTGGCGACGGAATGCGGCTTTGTGAAAGACGCCGCGACCGCGGAAGCCTTTCAGCTGGCGGTCCTGCGCTGGCCGGCCTTCTCGGACTCGGTTGAGGCGCTCGCACGCCTGCGCAAGAATTTCCGGCTGGTGGCGATGACGAATGCAGACCGCACGGCCTTCTCGGCCTATTCGGACACGCTCGGCAATCCCTTCCACGACAGCGTCACTTGCGACGAAACCGGATGCGCCAAGCCCAATCCGCAGTTCTTCGCCTTCAACAAGGGCCGTCAATCCGCTTCCGGCTTCAAGCAGTCGGAAATCCTGCACGTCGCCCAGAGCCAGCACCACGATATCGGCGTGGCCAAGGAACTCGGCTACACGACATGCTGGATCGAGCGGCGTCAGGGTCTGAAGGGGTTTGGCGGCACGCCGGAACCCAAGATACTGACGAAGCCGGACTTCCATTTCTCCTCGCTGAAACAGCTTGCCGACGCCGTTGACGCCGAGCTTGCCGCCGGCGTTCAGACCGCAAGCGCGGCCTGAGGATAGACGATGACCGCCGCCCACCCTCCCTTCCCCGATATCAGCTCCCTCTGGCAGGAGACAGCCGTGGACCGTCCGGTCTTCGGCACACTGTCGGGCGATCATCGCTATGACGTGGCCATCATCGGCGGCGGTTATACGGGCCTGAGCACGGCCCGTTATCTCGCCCGCCGAGGCCTGTCATCGGTGGTGCTGGAAGCAAACCGCATCGGCTGGGGCGCAAGCGGGCGCAATGGCGGCGTCGTCTCCGGAAAGTTCCGGCTCGCCTTTTCCGACATCGCCGGCCGGTTCGGCATCGAGACCGCCCGCCGCATGCACGATCTCGGCATCGAGGCCATCGAACATGTCGGCGAGCTGGTCGAGGATTACGGCATCACATCCGCCGGGTACAGGCCGACGGGCTCACTGCGTTGCGCCCACAATGCGGTCTCGCTTGAAGCCCTCAAGACGGAAGTGGACTGGTTGAAGCAAGCGCTCGGCGACAACGCCTGCTCCATCCTTTCACCGGGGGACATGGAACGGGAAACCGGCTCGCGGGATTTCACCGGCGGCATGCTCAACACCCATGGCGGCGTTATTCATCCGCTCAATTTCGTGTTCGGCATCGCCGCCGGGCTCAAAGCCGCCGGTATCGATATCTTTGAGAGTGCTCCGGTCACCGGCCTCAGGCGCGAGGGCTCTGGCGTGCGTCTGGAAACGCCACACGGTATCATCACCGCCGGACAGGCCGTGATCGCCACCAATTCCTATTCCGACCTGACACGCGCGACGGCGGAAGTCCGCAAGGCGATCATCCCCTTCCGCTCAGCCATGATCGCCACGGAACCACTATCCGGTAAAGCTGGCGGCACTCTCTTGGCCAATGGCCGCAGCTATACCGAGACCCGGCGGATGATGCGCTGGTTTCGCAAGGCGGGTGACCGGCTGCTCTATGGCGGTCGCGGTGCCTTCGGCAAGACGGATTCGGAAAGCGCCTTCGCCGCGCTGCACAAAGCGATGGTGCGACAGTTCCCGGAACTTTCCGACGCCGCCGTTACCCACCGGTGGTCCGGTCTCGTCGCCATGACCATGGACAGCATTCCGCATGTGGGACGGCTGGACGAACGCGTCGTCTATGCGGTCGGTTACAACGGCACCGGCGTGGCGCTTGCCTCCTGTATGGGCAAACACGTCGCCGCGATCGTCGCCGGCGAGAGCCCGGACCTCGGGCTTCTGACTTCCGAACGGTTGAAACCCGTTCCCTTCTATCCCATCCGGGAACCCGCCGTCCGGCTCGTCGCCGGCTGGTACCAGTTCCTGGATGCAATCGGGCGATAAGACCCTGCATTTCACGCATCAAAAAAACGGGGTTTGAAACCCTGCCAAAAGAGGAGAACGGACATGATACTGAAATTTTCCACTCTCGTGCTTTCCGCATCAGCCATCGCCCTCTCAGCCGGCCTTGCTTCGGCTGAACAGATCACCTTCGTATCCCAGGGCGGCGCCTATCAGGACGCACAGACCAAGGCGATCCTCGACCCGGTCGCCAAATTGCTCGGGATCACCGTCAACCAGGATAGCGCGCCGGACGCCTGGCCGGTCATCAAGACCCAGACATCGACAGGCAAGCCGATCTGGGATGTTGTCGATACCCCAACACAGGATTGCGTCCGTGGCGGCCAACAGGGCATGATCGAGACCCTCGACTTCTCCAAGATCCCCAATGCCGAGAAAATGCCCGCGGAATACAAGAGCCCCTATTCCGTGGCCTATGAATTCTATTCGAGCGTGCTTGCCTACAACAAGGACAAGTTCGGAACAAACCCGCCAAAGAGCTGGGCGGATTTCTGGGACGTCAAGAAGTTCCCGGGCACACGCGCGCTGCGCAACCATCCGCTCGCCACGCTGGAAGCGGCCCTGCTCGCCGACGGCGTTCCAGCAGATAAGCTCTATCCGCTGGACGTCGACCGCGCCTTCAAGAAGCTCGAGGAAATCAAGCCTTACGTCACCGTCTGGTGGACCTCAGGCGCCCAGTCGGCGCAGCTGCTTGCCGACGGCGAGGTCGACATGGAAATGGCCTGGAATGGTCGCGTGACCGCCGTCGCCAAGGAAGGAGCCCCGATCAGCTACACATTCAACCAGGGCTTCCTGCAATACACATCGCTTTGCATTCTGAAAGGTGCGCCCAATCTCGACACCGCCGTGAAATTCGTTAACGCGGCGATGACGCCGGAGATCCAGGCGAACTTCCCGGCCTACATTGATTACGGCCCAGGCAATCCGGAAGCCTACAAGACCGGCAAGATTTCCCCGGAGCGCGCGGCTGAAATGCCAAGCTCACCGGAGAACGCCGCCAAGCAGGTGCTGGTGTCGGACAAGTGGTGGAGTTCGCCGGCTGGCGAGGAAGCGCAGAAGCGCTGGGCATCCTTCATCCAGAAGTAATCACCCGGCCCATGGAGGGTCATCTATGACCGTGTCGACAAGAAATCCTTCGGAGCGTCATGACCGGCGCGAGCAGAGGCTGATGCTGATGCTTCTTGCCCCGGCCCTGCTCGTGGTCGTGTCGCTGCTGATCGTGCCGCTGCTCTGGCTTGCCTGGCAGTCGATCTGGCAGGATGGCGGTTTCACGCTCGTCAACTACCAACGGTTCCTGACCGATTCCGTCTACTGGATGACCTTCCTCCAAACCTTCCGCATCGCGTTCGTGGTGACGCTCGCGACGCTTCTGCTCGGCTATCCCGTCGCCTATGTGGCGGCGGGCCTGCCGCAGCGATGGAGCGTGCTCATTCTCGCGATGGTCCTGCTGCCCTTCTGGACCAGCGTACTCGTGCGCGCTTATGCCTGGCTCATCCTGTTGCAGAGAACCGGCATCGTCAATTCCGCGCTGAAGAGTGCCGGGCTGATCGACAGTCCGCTGCCGCTCATCAACAACGAGTTCGGCACGGTGGTCGCAACCATTCACATCCTGCTGCCCTTCATGGTGCTGCCGCTCTATGCGACAATGAAGAAGATCCCGCCCGAGCTGACGATGGCAGGTGCCAGCCTCGGCGGATCGCCGGCGCATGTGTTTGCGCGGGTTTTCCTGCCCCTGTCCCTGCCCGGCATGATCGCCGGCATGGTTCTGGTCTTCGTGCTGACGCTCGGTTTCTACATCACCCCGGAACTTCTCGGCGGCGGCCGCACCTACATGGTCTCCATGCTCGTCTCCCGCAACATCGAGGTCTACAATGAATGGGGTGCGGCATCGTCGATCAGCGTGGTGCTGATGGCCTGCGTCTTCCTCGTCTTCCGGCTGGCAAGCCTGATCATCCCGTTTGAACGCATCATGGGAACGAGGTGACGCATGCATATGTCCAAAATCCTGCTTTATGCCGTCGTCGCCCTCATCCTCGCCTGGCTGATCATTCCGATCCTCATCATCGTGCCCATGTCGTTTTCCGGCGCCCGGTTCCTGTCGTTCCCGCCACCATCATGGTCCCTGCGCTGGTACGAGGCCTATCTGAGCAGTGCCGCATGGATGCAGGCAACCCGCGTCAGCCTTATCGTCTCGGTTTCGAGCGCCATCCTGGCGACGATTTTCGGCACGGCTGCCGCCTACGCGCTTGATATGACCTCGTCCCGGCTGGTGCGCAGCTTGCAGATGCTGCTGCTCCTGCCGCTGATCGTGCCGATCGTCATCACCGCCGTCGGCGTCTTTCTCGTCTATGCGCAGATCGGCCTGATCGCCACCATGACGGGGCTGATCCTTGCCAATGTCATGCTCGGCCTGCCCTATGTCATCACCTCGGTTCTGGTTGGACTCCGAAAATTCGACCATACGCAGGAGATGGTGTCGCGCAGCCTCGGCATGAACCGGTTGCGCACCTTCTTCGTCGTAACCCTGCCGCAGATCCGGCCCAGCGTGATTTCCGGCATGCTGTTCGCCTTCATTTCGGCGATGGACGAGACCGTCGTTTCGTTGTTCATTTCCGGCGGCCAATACCAGACGCTGACAAAGCGCATGTTCACTGCGTTGCGCGACGAGATCGATCCGACGATCGCATCGATCAGCTCGCTGCTGACGGCGATTTCCTTCATCCTGGTGATGCTGGTGGCGATTAATGCGCGCAACACGGATCGCCGCCAGGGGAAGACGGCATGATTGCCGATCACCTGATCCTCGGCGGCGGATCGGCCGGATGCGTTCTGGCGGCGCGGCTGTCGGAGGATCCGAAGCGGACGGTGATTCTTGTCGAAGCGGGACGCAACATTGCCGCCGGCGACATCCCCGATGACGTGCGCAGCCGTTATCCCGGCCGCGCCTATCTCGATACCAGCAACATATGGTCTTCGCTCACTGCGTTGATGGGCTCGTCCCGATCAAACAGCGCCCCCCGCTCATCCCGCCGCTACGAGCAGGCAAAGCTGCTCGGCGGCGGCTCCGCCATCAACGCGCTGATGGCCAATCGCGGCGCACCGTCCGACTATACCGAATGGGAGGAACTGGGGGCGACCGGCTGGGGATGGGAGAGCTGCCTGCCCTATTTCCGCAGAATAGAGGCTGACCGGGATTTCGGCGGCCCCCTGCATGGAGCGGACGGACCGCTTTCGATCCGGCGGGTTACGGACGAGAAGATATCGCCCTTCGTCGATCGCGTGATGAAAACGCTGGAGACACAAGGACACCCGATCCGTCCCGACCAGAATGGCCCCTGGGAGAACGGCACGTTCCGGGGCGCCGTCGCCGTCAGCGATGCCGGCGAACGTTTACCGACCTCGATTGCCTATCTCACACCCGACGTTCGCCGTCGTCCGAACCTCACGATCATCACCGACAGCACCGCGACGCGTATTCTCTTTGAGGGCACGCGGGCGATCGGCGCCACGCTCACAGGTACTCACCCCCAGACGATCAGAGCACACGAAGTCATCGTGGCTTCGGGCGCGATCCACTCCCCGGCGCTGTTGCTGCGCTCCGGCATCGGTCCCGGCGCGGATCTCGCAGCCCTGGGCATTCCCGTCATCTCATCACGCGCCGGCATCGGCCGCAATCTGATGGAACATCCGTCCATCGCGGTCGCCGCCTATCTGCCACCACGGATGCGGGTGCAAGACCGCACGGAGCATCACGAGCAATCGATCTGGCGTTTTTCCTCAGGCCTTCCCGATACGCCGCAGGGCGACATGCATGCCGCCATCCTGTCACGCTCCGGCTGGCATTCGGTCGGCCTGCGGATGGGCAGCCTGTTCTTCTGGGTCAACAAGTCCTACTCGCGCGGCATCCTGAAGCTTGGCTCCGCCGATCCGCTGGCCGAGCCCGAGGTCGATTTCCGGATGCTGACGGATGAACGTGACCTCGAACGACTGAAACTGGCATTGCGCATGGGCGCGCATGCACTGCTCGATCCGCATATGAACGGCTACCGGGACACGGTGTTTCCCTCCAGCTATTCCCCGCGCGTCGCCAAAGTCGCCGTTCCCGGCGCATGGAATGCGATCCAGCGCGGCGCATTATCGGCGATGCTCGACCTCGCGGGGCCTTTGCGCGCCGCCCTCATCCATTCCGCCGTCACCCTGGGCACCACCATGGACGGCCTGCTCAACGACGATGCGATGCTCACCGAATTCGTCCGCCGGCATGTCGGCGGCACCTGGCATCCCTCCGGCACCTGCCGCATGGGCGCGCCGGACAATCCGATGGCCGTGACTTCTCCGACAGGCCGGGTTTACGGCGTCGAGGGACTACGGGTCTGCGATGCCTCGCTGATGCCGTCGATCCCCTGCGCCAACACCAACATACCGACCATAATGATCGCCGAACGCATTGCTGATTTCATCCGCAACGGTCAATGAGCACGGTGTCAATGCCACTCAAGCCGGGTTGGCGAACTGTCCTGAGCAGCGTAGTCGCCACATCGAAGAACAAGTGGAAATGAGTGCGTTTTCATCCACCGGCCGAGAGTTACAATTCGTTGCCTTGAGGGGAAGCTGAACCGGCGCGCCGTAAATTCGGACTTCAGCCCAGACGTTAGCCCGCGCTCCTGTCGATGCGATCATCATCCTCTGCACGAATTTAGCCGGCTCATCGATTGCGCCGATGCTTTCAGTGGAACTTGGAATTCCCGTACTGGATTCTGTTCGTGTGGCAATCGAACATAGTCTGATTTGCCTGGCTGGTGGGCCACGGGCTGTTGAGCGTGACGTCTGATCTCAAGCGGCAGACTTTGCATCAGCAAGACTGCTCAAAGTCAGACGATGGTCTCGCCGCCGCCGACAAAGCGCAACGCTCGACAAAGTGACGCCGTCACGATCGTGGCATGATCCTCGTCCTCACCAAGCTCAAACCGCACGTTCACCTTCTTTCCGAAGGCAGCACCAACCTCACTCGAAATCTCGCGCGCATTGTCAATCATACGTCGGACCTCCCTAATCTCGTGATATTGGTCGCTGAAATTCTCCTTCGCCTGCCAAGGCGCGAACTCCTGCTCCCAGAGCCCGACGGCTGTATAGAGGCGGATTGGACGTGTGATTTGGCGCGCCGACGCCAGCGCCCGCGACAACCCAGCCCTGTCCCACCAAACCGAGGGACTGAAACTGATATAGCCATGGAACATGTCCGGGTGCTGCGCTAGCAGATCGAGTACGAAATACCCGGCGAGAGAATGACCGAGAAGGGTGCAACAATCCGGATCGGCATCGAGCCACGATGCGATATAGGACATCAGTTGGCCGCTGAGGAAGCGGATATAGGCTGCCTGGCCGCCACAACTATCCCTGGCCTTATCCGGGAATGCTCCCGCATCCGCCGGACCGCGGGTGAAATCCGCATGGCGGCGGTCAACATTGTATCCGCCGGTATTGGGGTAACCGATGCCGACCACGATCGAAGGAGCGATACCGGTCGCCTTGGGACGTCGCGAGACACGTCGCACGGTCTCCGCAACGGTTATAAAATCCGAATTGGCGTCGAGAACATAAATGACCGGAAATCCGGAAGCAGGCGGCGCGGTCTCCGGAACATAGACAAAGATCTCATAATCCAAACCCGTTTCCGATGAACGCAGCTCAAATCTCTGACAGCCCGGCATTGCCAGCGATTGCGGAACCGACATCCCCACAACGTCCTGCCGCGTTTTTCCCATAATTTTGTTAGGCATGAAGCGTCGCGCCTCCATCGACGTAAATATCAGCCATCGTAATATGCCCCGCCTTCTCCGATAGCAGGAAAAGGACCGAATTGGCGATATCGTCCGGGGTTGCAAGTTTGCGGAGCGGAATGCCGGTCTTGTAATTCTCCAGGGAGCCGGCGATCACCCGCTCGCCGCCGTTATCGTCAGTCCACATACCCGTCTGCATCGATGTCAGTGTCGAGCCAGGCGCAACGATGTTGCAGCGGATACCATGCTCTGCCAACTCCAGACCGAGGCAACGGGTGAACATGGTCGAGGCCGCCTTCGATGCGGCGTATGCCGCCATGTTCCGGCGCGGCACGCCGACTGCGTTGGAACTTACCGTGACGATGCTGCCTCGACGGCGCGGTACCATGTGCCGGGCGAGCGCGCGCGAAACGTGGAAGACGCCGGCCGTGTTGACGGCAAAGACGCGCGCCCATTCCACGTCGCTTGTTTCCAGAACCGGCGTCGTGGAGAGCACACCGGCGACATTAATCCCGTAGTCGATGCCATCGCATTGCGCCGCCATGTCGTCCATCAGCCGGTCCACATCTGCACTTTTCGTCACATCGAGCGGGCGGGCATAGAGATTGTCACAGGCAAGCTCCGTCAGTCCGTCCACCGAAACATCGGTGGCGACGACGTTTGCGCCTTCCTGCAGAAGCGCCTTGACCACCGCGAAGCCGATTCCACCGGCTGCACCCGTCAGGAACGCGGTCTTGCCTTTGAACTCGCTCACAATTTGCCTCCCTCTTTCTGCTGCATTTCGTGGTCCAGAAGTGCCGCCTTCAAGGCCGGCGCCACATGCGCCACTGCCTCGGCGCCCGTCATGTGAGCATGAGCAAAGGGGACATTTCGAACGTCAACCGAAGCGACATAAGGGTTCCAGCTGTCTGGCTGCAGGCCCGTTCCGTCATCTGCATGATCTTTGGCTGCCCGGAAGTGCAGGACCGGACCGTCGTAGCGACGATGGCGATGACCGCGTACGAAGCGGTTGTTGAGCGCGACCACGCGGGCCATCCCATCAAGTGCGGCCAATGGCAGCTTGCCGAGGGGGCTGCCGCTTTCGGCGAGAAACGCCGTAACAGCCTCTCGTGTCAGCGGCAGCTCCGGCAGCGCATCGGGATCGTGTCCGCCAATCGCCAGCAGTGCCTTGAGTTCGGCGCCCGGCCCTGGATCCGGCTCGTCGCGCCAGCAATCGCATGGATAGGCATCAAGCATGGCGACGACACCGACCTGTCGCCCTAGCTCCCCCAGATGCACGGCAATAGCTTGCGCGAGAATGCCGCCGACCGACCAGCCGACGAGATGGATTGGCTCCGGTCCTGCGATGAAAGCAATCCGCTCGGCATAGTCGAGCGCCATCTTGTCCAGGCTATGCGGCGCCTCGGCATCCGGGTCGAGCGCCAGAGCCTGGACGCCCCAGGCAGGGCGATCGGCGCCGAGCGCCCGCGCCAGTCCGTTGTAGCACCAGGAAAGCCCACCGGCCGGATGCAGCATGAAGACCGGCGATTTCCCCCGATCGGCGGAGTTAAGCTTGACGATTGGCTGCAGTCCCGCGCTTTCGGTCGCCGGCCCCTGATCCAGGTATTGAGCAAGCCTGCCGATGGTGGAATGCTCGAACAGGACACCGATGCCCGGCTCGTGGCCGGTGATTTCGCGCAGATGCAACATCAACTCCACCGCCAGAAGCGAGTGCCCGCCGAGATCGAAAAAGTCGTCATCGGCGAGGAAGGGGCCTTGTGCCCGCAAAACCCGCTCGAACAGCATCGCCGCCAGCTTTTCATTGTCCGTTTCGGGCGCCCGTCCGCGTCCGCCTGCAAAGACCGGCGCGGGCAGAAGTTTGCGGTCGAGTTTGCCGTTGGGGTTCACCGGCAAGACATCAAGCAGAATGATTGCAGAGGGCAGCATATAGTCCGGCACCAGGCGCCCGGCATGGGCGACAATATTCGCCTCGGCCCCTTCCGACCTCTTACCCTCCTCAAGGGTCGCATAGGCAACGATGCGCTTGTCGCCAGCCGGATCCTCGCGCAGGACGACCACCGCCTGCGTCACTGCCGGATAAGAGAGAATTGCCGTCTCGATCTCGCCGAGTTCGATGCGCAGGCCACGCAGTTTGATCTGATGGTCGGACCGCCCGAGATAGAGGATCGCGCCATCAGGACGAATGCGAGCGAGGTCGCCGGTGCTATACATGCGCTCCCCTGGATGGAAGGGATCGGCGATGAAGCGCTCCGCCGTCAGCGCCTTCTGGCCGAGATATTCGCGGGCCAGCTGAACGCCGGCGAGATAAAGATGCCCCTCGACGCCAACCGGCACCGGGCGCATGTGATCGTCGAGCACGTAGAGCCGCGTGTTCCAGACCGGAAAGCCGATCGGGATCGGGCGGGAAAGATCGCCGGCGCCGGCTGGCCAATAGCTGACATCGACTGCAGCTTCTGTCGGGCCGTAGAGATTGTGTAATTCAGCCGTCATCCGCTCGTGAAAGCGGTCGCGCAGATCGGCGGTCAGTTCCTCGCCACTGCAGAAGACCCGCTTCATCGAAAGGCCGAGTGAGCCGGGCTCGGCCAGAAAGGCCGATAGCATGGAGGGTACGAAATGCGCCGTCGTGATCCTCTCGTCGCGGATCATGCTCGCCATCGCCCTCGGGTCTTTGTGCGCATCGGGCGGCGCAACCACGAGGCGTCCGCCGGACAGAAAGGCGAGGAAAAACTCCCAGACCGAGACGTCGAAGGTCATCGGGGTTTTCTGGAGAATGACGTCATCAGGGCTGAAGCCGTAGTGTTGCCGCATCCATTCGAGGCGGTTGACGATCGCGGCGTGCTCAACCACCACGCCTTTGGGCTCACCGGTCGAGCCGGATGTGTAGATCACATAGGCGGCGCTATCGCCGGCGACCTCTGCGGGGGTTGTGCCGCGCGGCTTGTCCGGCCAGGCAAGGGGCGGGAAGGCCGGCACTGTACCCAGCGCTTCCGCGTCGTCGGCACCAAGAACGACAACCGGACGCGAAGAGCTGATAATTCTCTCCAGCCGTTCTTTCGGATGGTTGAGATCGAGCGGCATATAGGCAGCGCCTGCCCGCAGGGTCGCGATCAGCGCCACGACGAGTTCGATCGAGCGTGGCAATGTGACGGCAATGATCGCATCCCGCCTCGCCCCACGTTCCACAAGCGCTTCCGCCAATGCCGCCGTGCGGCGATCAAGTTCGGCATAGGTCAGGGATTGCCCGTCAAAGCGCAGCGCCTCCTTGCTCGCGAAAGAGACGAAACTGTCCTCCAGCAATTGCGATAGCGTCTTGTCCGTCACGGCATGCGCGGTGTCGTTCAGGCTTTCGATCAGCCAGCGGCGCTCGTCGTCCGTGACCGTGGCAACCTCGCGCAGCGGGCAGCCGGCAAGGGCCGCCTCGACGGCGGATCGAACGAAGGCTGCGAGCCGCTTGGCATGGGTCTCGGCCTCGCCGGTTTCATAGAGGGCGGGATTGGTATCAACCTCAAGACTGAGGCCCCGGGCAGTGGGGTCACCGCGGAAACTGAACGTGATGTCGTCCACCGGCCCGGTTCCCAGAATCTCAAGACGCGTTTTCAGCCCCGCCAGCCTGGGCGGCGCATCGAACGGCAAAACGTTGATAAGCGGGCCGTAGAGCCGCCGCTGTCCGCCGAGAAGACCAAGGTCGCGGCGCATCTGTTCGCCACGATAACGTCCGTGGCGACGATCGCGGGCGATGCGCCCAGAGGCCGTGACCAGCCAGTCGCCGAGCGCGGCGTCCTCGTCAACGACAAGCCGCAAGGGCAATATATTCATCAACATCGTCGGAACGCGCGCCGCTGACGAACCGAAACGGCCCATGAAGGGCACACCGACAACAACCTCATCGCGCCGAACGTGCCGGGCGACATAAGCACCGGCGAGCGCCGTCAGGATATCGGGCCAGGATAGCTTCAACGTTCGGGCAAGTTTCAGGAGGCTATCGCAGATATCCTGCGCAAGCTGGCATTCGACGTGGTTGTAAGATGTCGCGGTGCGGGCCAGCCCCAGCTTCATGCCGGTGACATCAGGCATATCCCGCAGGGCCTCGCGCCAATAGGCTGCGTC
Coding sequences within:
- a CDS encoding 2,3-dihydro-2,3-dihydroxybenzoate dehydrogenase, whose amino-acid sequence is MSEFKGKTAFLTGAAGGIGFAVVKALLQEGANVVATDVSVDGLTELACDNLYARPLDVTKSADVDRLMDDMAAQCDGIDYGINVAGVLSTTPVLETSDVEWARVFAVNTAGVFHVSRALARHMVPRRRGSIVTVSSNAVGVPRRNMAAYAASKAASTMFTRCLGLELAEHGIRCNIVAPGSTLTSMQTGMWTDDNGGERVIAGSLENYKTGIPLRKLATPDDIANSVLFLLSEKAGHITMADIYVDGGATLHA
- a CDS encoding ABC transporter substrate-binding protein — protein: MILKFSTLVLSASAIALSAGLASAEQITFVSQGGAYQDAQTKAILDPVAKLLGITVNQDSAPDAWPVIKTQTSTGKPIWDVVDTPTQDCVRGGQQGMIETLDFSKIPNAEKMPAEYKSPYSVAYEFYSSVLAYNKDKFGTNPPKSWADFWDVKKFPGTRALRNHPLATLEAALLADGVPADKLYPLDVDRAFKKLEEIKPYVTVWWTSGAQSAQLLADGEVDMEMAWNGRVTAVAKEGAPISYTFNQGFLQYTSLCILKGAPNLDTAVKFVNAAMTPEIQANFPAYIDYGPGNPEAYKTGKISPERAAEMPSSPENAAKQVLVSDKWWSSPAGEEAQKRWASFIQK
- a CDS encoding GMC family oxidoreductase, with translation MIADHLILGGGSAGCVLAARLSEDPKRTVILVEAGRNIAAGDIPDDVRSRYPGRAYLDTSNIWSSLTALMGSSRSNSAPRSSRRYEQAKLLGGGSAINALMANRGAPSDYTEWEELGATGWGWESCLPYFRRIEADRDFGGPLHGADGPLSIRRVTDEKISPFVDRVMKTLETQGHPIRPDQNGPWENGTFRGAVAVSDAGERLPTSIAYLTPDVRRRPNLTIITDSTATRILFEGTRAIGATLTGTHPQTIRAHEVIVASGAIHSPALLLRSGIGPGADLAALGIPVISSRAGIGRNLMEHPSIAVAAYLPPRMRVQDRTEHHEQSIWRFSSGLPDTPQGDMHAAILSRSGWHSVGLRMGSLFFWVNKSYSRGILKLGSADPLAEPEVDFRMLTDERDLERLKLALRMGAHALLDPHMNGYRDTVFPSSYSPRVAKVAVPGAWNAIQRGALSAMLDLAGPLRAALIHSAVTLGTTMDGLLNDDAMLTEFVRRHVGGTWHPSGTCRMGAPDNPMAVTSPTGRVYGVEGLRVCDASLMPSIPCANTNIPTIMIAERIADFIRNGQ
- a CDS encoding ABC transporter permease, which translates into the protein MTVSTRNPSERHDRREQRLMLMLLAPALLVVVSLLIVPLLWLAWQSIWQDGGFTLVNYQRFLTDSVYWMTFLQTFRIAFVVTLATLLLGYPVAYVAAGLPQRWSVLILAMVLLPFWTSVLVRAYAWLILLQRTGIVNSALKSAGLIDSPLPLINNEFGTVVATIHILLPFMVLPLYATMKKIPPELTMAGASLGGSPAHVFARVFLPLSLPGMIAGMVLVFVLTLGFYITPELLGGGRTYMVSMLVSRNIEVYNEWGAASSISVVLMACVFLVFRLASLIIPFERIMGTR
- a CDS encoding alpha/beta hydrolase produces the protein MDYEIFVYVPETAPPASGFPVIYVLDANSDFITVAETVRRVSRRPKATGIAPSIVVGIGYPNTGGYNVDRRHADFTRGPADAGAFPDKARDSCGGQAAYIRFLSGQLMSYIASWLDADPDCCTLLGHSLAGYFVLDLLAQHPDMFHGYISFSPSVWWDRAGLSRALASARQITRPIRLYTAVGLWEQEFAPWQAKENFSDQYHEIREVRRMIDNAREISSEVGAAFGKKVNVRFELGEDEDHATIVTASLCRALRFVGGGETIV
- a CDS encoding ABC transporter permease — translated: MHMSKILLYAVVALILAWLIIPILIIVPMSFSGARFLSFPPPSWSLRWYEAYLSSAAWMQATRVSLIVSVSSAILATIFGTAAAYALDMTSSRLVRSLQMLLLLPLIVPIVITAVGVFLVYAQIGLIATMTGLILANVMLGLPYVITSVLVGLRKFDHTQEMVSRSLGMNRLRTFFVVTLPQIRPSVISGMLFAFISAMDETVVSLFISGGQYQTLTKRMFTALRDEIDPTIASISSLLTAISFILVMLVAINARNTDRRQGKTA
- a CDS encoding NAD(P)/FAD-dependent oxidoreductase — encoded protein: MTAAHPPFPDISSLWQETAVDRPVFGTLSGDHRYDVAIIGGGYTGLSTARYLARRGLSSVVLEANRIGWGASGRNGGVVSGKFRLAFSDIAGRFGIETARRMHDLGIEAIEHVGELVEDYGITSAGYRPTGSLRCAHNAVSLEALKTEVDWLKQALGDNACSILSPGDMERETGSRDFTGGMLNTHGGVIHPLNFVFGIAAGLKAAGIDIFESAPVTGLRREGSGVRLETPHGIITAGQAVIATNSYSDLTRATAEVRKAIIPFRSAMIATEPLSGKAGGTLLANGRSYTETRRMMRWFRKAGDRLLYGGRGAFGKTDSESAFAALHKAMVRQFPELSDAAVTHRWSGLVAMTMDSIPHVGRLDERVVYAVGYNGTGVALASCMGKHVAAIVAGESPDLGLLTSERLKPVPFYPIREPAVRLVAGWYQFLDAIGR
- a CDS encoding HAD-IA family hydrolase, encoding MKLTEFKVMTFDVVGTLIDFEMGVLNAVRALGGEKAAAASDDQIFEPYKRGRDKFYGRSSFAMKDVYLSLATECGFVKDAATAEAFQLAVLRWPAFSDSVEALARLRKNFRLVAMTNADRTAFSAYSDTLGNPFHDSVTCDETGCAKPNPQFFAFNKGRQSASGFKQSEILHVAQSQHHDIGVAKELGYTTCWIERRQGLKGFGGTPEPKILTKPDFHFSSLKQLADAVDAELAAGVQTASAA